One window of Peromyscus leucopus breed LL Stock unplaced genomic scaffold, UCI_PerLeu_2.1 scaffold_523, whole genome shotgun sequence genomic DNA carries:
- the LOC114701370 gene encoding LOW QUALITY PROTEIN: deoxynucleotidyltransferase terminal-interacting protein 2-like (The sequence of the model RefSeq protein was modified relative to this genomic sequence to represent the inferred CDS: inserted 4 bases in 3 codons): MVVTRSGLSRTTLRAASESSQQKSSAPQGIGTHLESKKESGSDDRSTAEPQTAEKQSSALSRKRKSRNAGPPAEIAEPATDAEASEAESHASGVSSVLEVQEPIVRVTRKRKVVIAPTPKSSVRKRQKITPQHESLDEGVVSDAESHASGVSMIVPSTERSSRRKKGKSERESSQESQAEAISDAESSCSGISSLGATARRLARGMQKKLQAQAEKEDTKVIPGNKKQIMDTSVNSEDSDVRQTSQLPARPLSQVNRPDFSNNDLDDSIHRNSEKKLTTQNHQHLHRQEGNQASVASLTEIRKENCQSLDEEDTKIIDEKKIDGRDSQLNLSEVQDPHLQQSASQNHSSTPNSKAISQPSSPHSEAIMKSLENKFAVVKIERLNEEGADSLKTGDLTQFSDHGDSNEEPTSVVSXENNSLSDVGPECDTRLSKSELGVSQDMDSSVLLFLSSDESQQSENSEIEKDTVCPVENGGQKESSSGDSEEPACGSALFVIDRTPGLSADKNFTWKXQGPSEVAVEEEEEXEEEDSEESSDSDEKKGESSDEEDLLNNTKSKLSSGRGGAS; the protein is encoded by the exons ATGGTGGTCACCAGGTCCGGGCTGTCCCGGACCACACTCCGGGCCGCGTCGGAAAGCTCCCAGCAGAAG AGTTCTGCCCCTCAAGGAATTGGGACACAtctagaaagcaagaaagaatcaGGATCGGATGACAGAAGTACTGCTGAGCCACAGACTGCTGAGAAACAAAGTTCAGCCCTCTCCAGAAAGAGGAAAAGTAGAAATGCAGGCCCTCCAGCAGAGATAGCTGAACCAGCCACCGATGCAGAGGCCTCTGAGGCAGAGTCCCATGCTTCAggggtttcttctgtgttggaGGTCCAGGAGCCCATTGTAAGAGTAactaggaagaggaaggttgtAATTGCACCCACCCCAAAGTCCAGTGTTAGGAAAAGGCAGAAAATCACCCCTCAACACGAATCTCTCGATGAAGGAGTTGTTTCTGACGCAGAGTCTCATGCTTCGGGGGTTTCCATGATTGTACCTTCCACAGaaagaagcagcagaagaaagaagGGTAAATCTGAAAGAGAGTCAAGCCAAGAATCACAGGCAGAAGCCATATCTGATGCTGAATCCTCATGCTCAGGCATTTCCTCCCTTGGGGCTACAGCCAGGAGACTAGCCAGGGGTATGCAGAAGAAATTACAGGCCCAGGCTGAGAAGGAAGATACTAAGGTTATAccaggaaataaaaagcaaatcatGGATACATCTGTGAATTCGGAAGACTCGGATGTTAGACAGACCTCTCAGTTACCAGCAAGACCACTTTCTCAGGTAAATAGGCCGGATTTCTCTAATAATGACCTCGATGATTCCATCCacagaaattcagaaaaaaaactaacaacacAGAACCACCAACATTTGCATAGACAAGAAGGAAACCAAGCCAGTGTTGCATCTCTTACAGAAATCAGGAAGGAGAATTGTCAGAGCCTAGATGAAGAGGACACCAAAATAATAGacgaaaaaaaaattgatgggaGAGATTCCCAGTTGAATCTTTCTGAAGTTCAAGACCCTCACCTTCAGCAGTCAGCTTCTCAGAATCATTCAAGCACCCCGAATAGTAAAGCCATATCACAGCCTTCAAGTCCACACAGTGAGGCCATAATGAAGTCATTAGAGAACAAGTTTGCAGTTGTGAAAATAGAAAGACTGAATGAAGAGGGAGCAGACAGCCTAAAGACGGGCGACTTGACACAATTCAGTGATCACGGTGATAGTAATGAAGAGCCCACAAGTGTGGTGT GGGAAAACAACAGCCTAAGTGATGTGGGTCCTGAATGTGATACTAGACTATCCAAGTCTGAACTCGGCGTGTCTCAGGATATGGATAGTTCTGTTTTACTGTTTCTTAGCAGTGATGAAAGCCAACAGTCTGAAAACAGCGAGATTGAAAAGGACACTGTGTGTCCTGTTGAAAACGGTGGCCAGAAGGAGTCGTCAAGTGGAGACTCGGAAGAGCCGGCCTGTGGTAGCGCACTGTTTGTAATTGATAGAACTCCTGGATTGAGTGCTGATAAAAATTTTACCTGGAA ACAAGGCCCGAGCGAAGTTGCtgttgaggaagaggagg aagaagaggaagacagtgAAGAATCATCAGACAGTGATGAAAAGAAAGGCGAGTCTAGTGACGAGGAAGACTTACTGAACAACACAAAGTCTAAGCT GTCCTCAGGGCgaggtggggcctcatga